The Chitinophaga niabensis genome segment GAAATTAAAATCCTATGCGGGATGGTGGACGCATACTGCTGTTGACAGTCTTCCTGTGATCTCCCCTACCGGCCCTATCCAGGGCAAACCGCTGGTGATACAGCTGGCGGATAAAAGTTATATGGTGATCACGGAAGCGGCCTTATATAATTACAGCGGCATGCGGCTGGAAGCTGTTGGCAACAGAACAGTGCGGGTGAACTTTACGGAAAAGAGCTTTGATGTACAGGGCGGGCAGTATACGCCCTGGAGGGTGATCCTTCATGCAGCTGATCTGAACAGCCTGGTGAACAATGGTGTGATAGCGGCATTGAATCCTTCGCCGGATAAAACATTATTTAAAGATCTTTCCTATATACAACCCGGTAAAGCGGTTTGGAGCTGGATCACGCGTAAGGAGCATTACATGCAGCCATCGGAAGAAAAACGTTTTATTGATGCAGCGGCTCAGCTTCAATTCAATTATACTTTATTAGACGACGGATGGGAAACTGCATGGCCTGATAAATGGGAGCAGCTGAAGGAGATCTGTACCTATGCCGCTGCGAGGAAAGTGAAAGTATGGATATGGAAGGATTCCAAATGGCTGAGGGAACCTAAGCAACGGGATGCGTTCCTGGACAGTGTTGTACGCTTCGGTGCCGTGGGTGTTAAAACAGACTTCATGAACAGTGAAGCAAAGGAGCTGGTTGATTTTGAGATAGGTTTCCTCAAAGCCTGTGCGGCGCGTAAACTGATGGTGAATTTTCATGGATGCCATGCGCCTACTGGTGAAAGTGTGACCTATCCTAATGAAATGACGCGGGAAGGGATCAGGGGAATGGAGTTGAATATCATGAAGGAGCCGATCCCTGCCTGGCATAATGCGGCCTTGCCTTTTACGCGTTTCCTGGTTGGGCATGGGGATTATACGCCGGGGTTCTTTTCCAACAAAGGGCCTACTACGTATACGCATCAGCTGGCTTTAATGTACCTCTTCAATTCCCC includes the following:
- a CDS encoding glycoside hydrolase family 97 protein; this translates as MARFHVIHMIFCLLLLQAHAQSLRLTDPSGSTAVSLSGNTYSVSAGKRMILEPSMLDVKAHRVSRQYVSGNSRVYEIDSLLEFRLFKDGCAFRYKVPGNWTIQQELTSFVIPAASRVWFFERNSDWKLKSYAGWWTHTAVDSLPVISPTGPIQGKPLVIQLADKSYMVITEAALYNYSGMRLEAVGNRTVRVNFTEKSFDVQGGQYTPWRVILHAADLNSLVNNGVIAALNPSPDKTLFKDLSYIQPGKAVWSWITRKEHYMQPSEEKRFIDAAAQLQFNYTLLDDGWETAWPDKWEQLKEICTYAAARKVKVWIWKDSKWLREPKQRDAFLDSVVRFGAVGVKTDFMNSEAKELVDFEIGFLKACAARKLMVNFHGCHAPTGESVTYPNEMTREGIRGMELNIMKEPIPAWHNAALPFTRFLVGHGDYTPGFFSNKGPTTYTHQLALMYLFNSPFQCMAENPVTIVNDPLYAPVIPLLQTLPVTWDETIVLPGSEIGSLAAFAKRKGKVWYVAVINGTAQPKELVLRFDFLKRGKQYKALIITDGEHGFKQQEEGIHGTKKYILPATGGLVLQIKEKS